A genomic segment from Paenibacillus sp. FSL K6-1096 encodes:
- a CDS encoding retropepsin-like aspartic protease, giving the protein MRLTEIYGLPFVSITVVFRGRKLKLERVLLDTGSASTLLNADIMQEIGMVPEENDNVDIIRGVGGVEYVYTKYLDSIIVDEAILNNFQVEIGSMDYGMEIDGILGFNFLKQTGSVIDTGEMQLKTNYIN; this is encoded by the coding sequence ATGAGATTAACAGAAATTTATGGGCTTCCTTTCGTAAGCATAACTGTTGTATTTAGGGGAAGAAAGTTAAAGCTGGAGAGGGTTCTGCTTGATACAGGCTCTGCAAGTACGCTTTTAAATGCGGACATTATGCAGGAAATCGGTATGGTTCCTGAAGAAAATGATAACGTTGATATTATAAGGGGTGTAGGCGGTGTGGAGTATGTGTACACCAAGTACCTGGATTCAATTATTGTCGATGAAGCGATACTTAATAATTTTCAAGTCGAAATCGGGAGTATGGATTATGGCATGGAAATCGACGGTATCCTTGGTTTTAACTTTTTGAAACAAACAGGGTCCGTAATTGACACGGGAGAAATGCAATTGAAAACCAATTATATAAATTAG
- a CDS encoding nitrous oxide-stimulated promoter family protein — protein MRAAELPLNDGPVIRKEKIIASKMIRIYCKRKHHEQELCEECRNLNEYVMTRLSYCKFGEEKTACAKCPIHCYTPVYRQKIKGVMRFSGPRMLLYHPLESIRHIPLPEKLKRPLSR, from the coding sequence ATGAGAGCAGCAGAGCTGCCGCTGAACGATGGCCCTGTAATCCGCAAAGAAAAAATCATAGCTTCAAAGATGATTCGTATCTATTGCAAGAGAAAACATCATGAGCAGGAGCTCTGTGAGGAATGCCGGAATTTAAATGAGTATGTTATGACAAGACTCTCCTACTGCAAATTCGGTGAAGAGAAAACAGCTTGTGCAAAGTGCCCGATTCATTGTTATACCCCAGTCTACCGCCAAAAAATCAAGGGGGTTATGCGTTTCTCAGGACCAAGGATGCTGCTCTATCATCCGTTAGAGTCCATAAGGCATATCCCCTTACCAGAAAAGTTGAAAAGACCGCTGTCCCGATAG